The proteins below are encoded in one region of Populus alba chromosome 2, ASM523922v2, whole genome shotgun sequence:
- the LOC118032006 gene encoding AP2/ERF and B3 domain-containing transcription factor At1g50680 — protein MEDQDASSSMISSAKSPTINVETLAFSRSNKLGRLHSNIGNVAKFKGIVPQKNGHWGAQIYSNHQRIWLGTFKTEKEAAMAYDSAAIKLRSTDSHRNFPWNDRNVQEPSFQNQYSTEEILNMIRDGSYQQIFVDFIMKQSQREEIGGSDDPNGRRMRADDEQFSCIQLFQKDLTPSDVGKLNRLVIPKKFAVKYFPYIFKDVEDDRVLNAAGVDDTELIFYDRFMKSWKFRYCYWRSSQSFVFTKGWNRFVKEKKLKEKDSIIFYTCACPNKVQEQHGQGQYFSMIDVVYCNGQSGKVDGFNQTEDVQRELAVVLRQNMRKKLQKDGKELKEEKEILKNKAKQKGFRLFGVQINEVELQLQPCSQTGAIGCMYMPLRLPAGHPA, from the exons ATGGAAGATCAAGATGCATCATCAAGCATGATTTCAAGTGCCAAAAGTCCCACCATCAATGTGGAAACTTTGGCATTTAGCAGAAGCAACAAACTTGGAAGGCTTCATAGCAATATCGGTAATGTagcaaaattcaaaggcattgTGCCACAAAAAAATGGACATTGGGGTGCACAAATATATTCAAATCATCAAAGGATCTGGCTAGGAACATTCAAGACCGAGAAAGAAGCAGCTATGGCCTATGATAGTGCTGCCATAAAGCTCAGAAGCACGGATTCACATCGAAATTTTCCGTGGAACGACCGCAATGTTCAAGAGCCTAGCTTCCAAAACCAATATAGTACAGAAGAGATTCTGAACATGATTAGAGATGGATCTTATCAACAGATTTTTGTGGATTTTATAATGAAACAATCACAAAGAGAAGAAATTGGTGGAAGTGATGATCCCAATGGAAGGAGGATGCGTGCAGATGATGAACAATTCTCATGCATACAACTTTTTCAAAAGGATCTAACACCAAGTGATGTAGGGAAGCTTAATAGACTTGTGATACCCAAAAAATTTGCTGTTAAGTACTTCCCCTACATTTTTAAAGATGTTGAAGATGATAGGGTACTAAATGCTGCTGGGGTAGATGACACAGAACTCATATTTTACGACAGGTTCATGAAGTCTTGGAAATTCAGATATTGCTATTGGAGGAGTAGCCAAAGCTTTGTTTTCACAAAGGGTTGGAATAGGTTTGTTAAggagaaaaaattgaaggaaaaagacagcattatattttatacatgtgcCTGCCCAAACAAGGTACAAGAGCAACATGGTCAAGGCCAATACTTTTCCATGATTGACGTAGTTTATTGCAACGGCCAAAGCGGCAAGGTTGACGGGTTTAACCAAACGGAGGATGTGCAAAGAGAATTGGCTGTCGTTTTAAGGCAAAATATGAGGAAGAAGTTGCAAAAGGATGGGAAAGAATTGAAGGAAGAGAAggaaatattgaaaaacaaggCTAAACAAAAAGGGTTTAGGCTTTTCGGGGTGCAGATTAATGAGGTTGAATTGCAGTTGCAACCTTGTTCCCAAACAG GTGCCATTGGTTGCATGTATATGCCTTTGAGATTACCTGCAGGTCATCCGGCTTAG